A stretch of the Polaribacter pacificus genome encodes the following:
- a CDS encoding FtsL-like putative cell division protein has product MNVRVKKNVYDILRGSFLTDASAFKNWRIIIFVVLLLLIMISSGHRVDGKVQKIATLNKEQREVRAEYIDTKTILMRMKMESNIRQQVKLKGLAPSETSPKKIKITYKKD; this is encoded by the coding sequence ATGAATGTAAGAGTCAAAAAGAACGTATACGATATTTTGAGAGGGAGTTTCCTTACAGATGCGTCTGCTTTTAAAAACTGGCGGATAATCATCTTTGTTGTGCTGCTTTTGCTGATCATGATTTCTAGCGGCCATCGAGTTGATGGAAAAGTTCAAAAAATTGCAACTTTAAACAAAGAGCAAAGAGAAGTTAGGGCAGAGTATATTGATACGAAAACCATATTGATGCGGATGAAAATGGAGTCTAATATCCGACAGCAAGTGAAGCTTAAAGGATTGGCGCCTTCAGAAACCTCACCAAAAAAAATAAAAATAACCTATAAAAAAGATTAG
- the mraZ gene encoding division/cell wall cluster transcriptional repressor MraZ, with translation MINLIGTYEAKADAKGRLMISSALKKQLQTVLADGFVLKRSVFQPCLELYPMAEWNLMMEKINKLNRFVKKNNDFIRRFTAGVKTVELDASGRLLIPKDLCHFAGIEKEIVLSSAVNIVEIWDKDSYEKVIDDAALDFAALAEEVMGNTEADELS, from the coding sequence TTGATAAACCTCATTGGTACATATGAAGCAAAGGCTGATGCTAAAGGGAGATTGATGATTTCATCAGCTCTCAAAAAGCAATTGCAAACTGTTTTGGCCGATGGTTTTGTGTTAAAGCGAAGTGTGTTTCAGCCATGTTTAGAATTATACCCAATGGCGGAGTGGAATTTGATGATGGAAAAAATTAACAAGCTTAACCGATTTGTAAAAAAGAACAATGATTTTATTCGAAGATTTACCGCAGGTGTAAAAACAGTAGAGTTGGATGCATCTGGTCGTTTGCTAATTCCGAAAGACTTATGTCATTTTGCAGGGATAGAAAAAGAGATCGTATTGTCTTCTGCGGTAAACATTGTTGAAATTTGGGATAAGGATAGTTATGAAAAAGTTATTGATGATGCAGCGTTAGATTTTGCAGCATTGGCAGAAGAAGTAATGGGTAATACCGAGGCAGATGAGTTATCATAA
- the rsmH gene encoding 16S rRNA (cytosine(1402)-N(4))-methyltransferase RsmH, translated as MSYHNPVLLEESVNALAIKPDGIYVDVTFGGGGHSREILSQLGPNGKLFAFDQDPDAWENKIDDDRFVLIAENFRHISRFLKFYKVKKVDGILADLGVSSHQFDVAERGFSTRFDADLDMRMDQKSTLSAKKIINKYPEDRLADILFQYGELRNARALARTIVEARSEQEILTSSQLKAVLKLHLPTAKEHKILAQIFQAVRIEVNQELEVLKEFLEQTPDLLMEDGRLSVISYHSLEDRLVKRFIQTGLFSGEPEKDFFGNITVPLKKVGKLIVPTLVEIKQNNRARSAKLRVATPK; from the coding sequence ATGAGTTATCATAATCCAGTATTGTTAGAAGAGAGTGTAAATGCATTGGCTATTAAGCCTGATGGCATTTATGTAGATGTTACGTTTGGAGGTGGTGGTCACTCTAGAGAGATTTTAAGTCAGTTGGGACCAAATGGGAAGTTGTTTGCTTTTGATCAGGATCCAGATGCTTGGGAGAATAAAATTGATGATGATCGTTTTGTTTTGATTGCAGAAAATTTTCGTCACATATCACGTTTTTTAAAGTTCTATAAAGTTAAAAAAGTAGACGGTATTTTGGCTGATTTAGGGGTTTCCTCTCATCAGTTTGATGTTGCAGAAAGAGGGTTTTCGACGCGGTTTGATGCAGATTTGGATATGAGAATGGATCAGAAATCGACCTTATCAGCAAAAAAAATCATCAATAAATATCCAGAAGATAGGCTTGCGGATATCTTATTTCAGTATGGAGAATTAAGAAATGCAAGAGCCTTAGCAAGAACCATTGTTGAAGCGAGAAGTGAGCAAGAGATTTTAACCAGTTCTCAATTGAAAGCTGTTTTAAAATTGCATTTGCCTACTGCAAAAGAACATAAAATATTAGCGCAGATTTTTCAGGCTGTGCGAATTGAAGTAAATCAAGAATTGGAAGTTTTAAAAGAGTTTTTAGAACAGACGCCAGATTTGTTAATGGAAGACGGGAGGTTAAGTGTAATTTCTTATCATTCTTTAGAAGACAGGTTGGTTAAAAGATTTATTCAAACTGGTTTATTTAGTGGCGAGCCCGAAAAAGATTTTTTTGGAAATATAACTGTTCCCTTGAAAAAAGTTGGGAAGTTGATCGTGCCTACCCTGGTAGAAATTAAACAGAACAATAGGGCTCGTAGTGCTAAATTAAGAGTTGCAACGCCAAAGTAA
- a CDS encoding penicillin-binding protein, with product MTLFFVVLFIRVFNIQYVQGDELRGESKANTIKNDTIFSNRGNVYAADGNLLATSMYKYTVRMDLMSVQKKIFDRDLSGLAKSLADLLGKTPAYYKEKLQLARKQKNRYLLIARDLGYIDYVKMKQFPIFKLGPYRGGFITEQKTVRVKPIGKIAERTIGYDDYRGGAGIEGAFAEYLEGENGWRLKQKIAKGQWKPINSGNEKEPIDGRDVITTLDVNIQDITHHALLRQLEYFEADHGCAIVMETATGEIKAIANLGRTSEGTYYEKRNYAIWETQEPGSTFKLASLMVALEDKVIDTSTVVDTERGILMLHGSKVEDSHRGGYGKISAGRVIEVSSNVGIVKLIREHYDENPQKFIDKINSFGLGSKIGLPIQGEGAPFIPSPANKKVWNKISLEWMAWGYGVSFTPLQMLTFYNAVANNGEMVKPRFIKELRVQNKTDEVFEKEVMIKKIASQETIDKVRKVLENVVIKGTADNIYSPNFSMAGKTGTAKKAVNGGYSNQLYVASFAGFFPADNPKYSCIVVIHEPKKEKGYYGATVAAPVFKEIAQKIYTTTPVNVQQVTDTPNFKEINEAYDSYYKKELGEVTKVPNVYGMSGMDAISLLENMGLKVKFSGTGSVVKQSKRKGESFKKGEVIILKLS from the coding sequence ATGACGCTTTTTTTTGTGGTTTTATTTATCCGCGTTTTTAATATACAATATGTTCAAGGGGATGAATTGCGCGGGGAATCGAAAGCAAATACCATAAAGAATGACACTATTTTTTCTAACCGAGGCAATGTATATGCTGCGGATGGAAATTTGTTGGCTACTTCTATGTATAAGTATACGGTTCGAATGGATTTAATGTCTGTTCAGAAAAAAATATTCGATAGAGATTTGTCAGGATTGGCAAAGTCATTAGCCGATCTTTTAGGGAAAACACCAGCTTATTATAAAGAGAAACTGCAACTGGCAAGAAAACAAAAAAACAGGTACTTACTCATTGCTAGAGATTTGGGCTATATCGATTATGTAAAAATGAAGCAATTTCCAATTTTTAAGTTGGGTCCTTATCGTGGAGGTTTTATTACTGAGCAAAAAACAGTTCGGGTAAAGCCAATTGGAAAGATAGCAGAGAGAACCATTGGCTATGATGATTATAGAGGGGGAGCAGGAATCGAAGGAGCTTTTGCTGAATATTTAGAAGGTGAAAATGGTTGGCGATTAAAGCAGAAAATTGCCAAGGGGCAATGGAAGCCTATTAACAGCGGAAATGAAAAGGAGCCTATTGATGGGAGAGATGTTATTACGACGCTAGATGTTAATATTCAAGATATTACCCATCATGCTTTACTTCGTCAGTTGGAGTATTTTGAGGCGGATCACGGTTGTGCAATTGTTATGGAGACGGCTACAGGAGAAATTAAAGCCATAGCAAATTTGGGGAGAACCTCAGAAGGCACTTATTATGAAAAGAGAAATTATGCCATTTGGGAAACTCAAGAGCCAGGCTCAACGTTTAAACTAGCTAGTTTAATGGTGGCTTTAGAAGATAAGGTTATAGACACTTCTACGGTTGTTGATACAGAGCGAGGTATTTTAATGCTACACGGTAGTAAAGTTGAAGATTCTCACCGAGGTGGTTACGGAAAAATATCAGCAGGGCGAGTTATTGAAGTGTCGTCCAATGTTGGTATTGTAAAGTTAATAAGAGAACACTATGATGAGAATCCTCAAAAGTTTATCGATAAAATAAATTCTTTTGGATTAGGAAGTAAAATAGGATTGCCGATACAAGGAGAAGGCGCACCTTTTATTCCTTCACCAGCCAATAAAAAAGTATGGAATAAAATTTCATTAGAATGGATGGCATGGGGGTATGGGGTTTCATTTACACCATTACAGATGCTAACATTTTACAATGCAGTAGCCAATAATGGAGAAATGGTGAAGCCGCGTTTTATCAAAGAATTGAGAGTGCAGAATAAAACGGATGAGGTTTTTGAGAAAGAGGTGATGATTAAAAAGATAGCTAGCCAAGAAACCATTGATAAGGTAAGAAAGGTATTAGAAAATGTGGTTATTAAAGGAACAGCAGACAATATCTACTCTCCAAATTTTTCAATGGCAGGAAAAACTGGAACAGCCAAGAAAGCGGTAAACGGAGGCTATTCAAATCAACTTTATGTTGCTTCTTTTGCAGGGTTTTTTCCTGCAGATAATCCAAAGTATTCATGCATCGTAGTCATTCATGAACCAAAGAAAGAAAAGGGTTATTACGGAGCAACTGTGGCAGCACCAGTATTTAAAGAGATTGCTCAAAAAATTTACACCACCACGCCAGTTAATGTTCAGCAAGTAACTGATACGCCAAACTTTAAAGAGATCAATGAAGCATATGACTCTTATTATAAAAAAGAATTAGGCGAAGTTACTAAAGTTCCGAACGTTTATGGAATGTCTGGAATGGATGCAATTTCATTATTAGAAAACATGGGATTAAAAGTAAAGTTTTCTGGAACAGGTTCAGTTGTTAAGCAATCTAAAAGAAAAGGAGAGTCCTTTAAAAAAGGAGAAGTAATTATTTTGAAACTATCATAA